In Musa acuminata AAA Group cultivar baxijiao chromosome BXJ3-11, Cavendish_Baxijiao_AAA, whole genome shotgun sequence, one DNA window encodes the following:
- the LOC135652369 gene encoding uncharacterized protein LOC135652369 yields the protein MAHLLPLFFSTFGLLLLLHSPAVWGYVNSIYSEPSPQGMWSGHHLNDGANDLSLGANCSILLDLRHSRNPETIYGGVPHTSSQSCVLWVDNRGTINVWPAGFPSNVGNVTSMPTPMGRYALAVANEFANIYGPAMFSSTGGLTPTERGKLHGTETVKGGDAVGLRTYTHNGNMNMNILQYGEHRLVLENKCNLKIVGGNNQVMWETQTEMPSDAICMAELRKDGELYLGYVVNNIKHRLFGSGYFSTQKKYIMALRHDGDLVIYPLKPWAGSSSAAKIRMVLNSM from the coding sequence ATGGCCCatctcctccccctcttcttctCCACATTCGGCCTCCTACTCCTCCTCCACAGCCCGGCAGTATGGGGCTACGTGAACTCCATCTACTCCGAACCGTCGCCGCAGGGCATGTGGAGCGGCCATCATCTCAACGACGGCGCAAACGACTTGTCACTGGGAGCCAACTGCAGCATACTCCTTGACCTTCGTCACTCAAGAAACCCTGAAACCATATACGGTGGTGTGCCCCATACGAGCTCCCAATCTTGCGTGCTCTGGGTGGACAACAGGGGAACCATCAACGTGTGGCCGGCCGGATTCCCCAGCAACGTCGGAAACGTCACATCCATGCCCACACCCATGGGCCGCTACGCCTTGGCAGTCGCCAATGAGTTCGCTAACATCTACGGCCCGGCGATGTTCTCCTCGACCGGAGGTCTGACGCCGACCGAGCGAGGGAAGCTCCATGGCACTGAAACGGTCAAAGGAGGCGACGCCGTCGGCTTGAGAACCTACACCCATAATGGTAACATGAACATGAACATCCTGCAGTACGGGGAACACAGGCTGGTCCTCGAGAACAAGTGCAACCTCAAAATAGTGGGTGGCAATAATCAGGTCATGTGGGAGACGCAAACAGAGATGCCATCGGACGCCATCTGCATGGCGGAGCTGAGGAAGGACGGGGAACTCTACCTCGGCTACGTGGTTAACAACATCAAACACCGGCTCTTTGGCTCCGGTTACTTCTCTACTCAGAAGAAGTACATCATGGCTCTCCGCCATGACGGCGATCTGGTCATCTACCCCCTGAAGCCCTGGGCCGGATCCAGCTCGGCGGCGAAGATAAGGATGGTGCTTAACAGCATGTAA